One Halovivax ruber XH-70 genomic region harbors:
- a CDS encoding ABC transporter substrate-binding protein, with translation MAGNKLNRRTVLKSAAAVGALSIAGCAENTSGNSSGVTIALNTDPTAEVWNSHGGITPYWTNVMEPLVWVNQEMDTEPWLATDWEQTGETTWEFDIREGVSFHNGDELTADHVVYSFETLLEELAYAPGWLRLEGPESIVAVDEYTVEFTTTEPFSVFPGNIAHNMVCIQHPDRNPDESRVIGTGPYQVDEVVAQQEVVTSAFDDYWNDSGKVDELVFEVIEDPNTRSLSLENDEIDIGMSPPRSQIESLENNDDVEVARQETAGSCYGGFNLYDAPTDDPVLRQALNHAVDQQLIVDTILENVGSAARVPISPTIYWSAHDQVDPYEYDEDTASSLVEESDYDGETLTIVVPNDLVNGRDIAQVLLDSFTSAGVEAEIQMAERAQYSELVRDGDGHLFVDTSGSNSGAADYVIYDSFHSDGDVNQRRYRNEETGVQNLGGEVDTLIEDGLQATESAVKEEKYVQAQERMKEQAVTVPVYYDEFVAAYQSGLEGVSFSPIPEFTSWTSLEK, from the coding sequence ATGGCAGGTAACAAACTAAACCGTCGCACTGTGTTGAAGTCGGCTGCAGCCGTCGGCGCACTGTCGATCGCCGGCTGTGCCGAAAACACGAGCGGGAACAGTTCGGGCGTAACGATCGCTCTCAACACCGATCCGACCGCCGAAGTCTGGAACAGCCACGGCGGCATCACGCCCTACTGGACGAACGTCATGGAGCCACTGGTCTGGGTAAACCAGGAGATGGACACCGAGCCGTGGCTCGCGACGGACTGGGAACAGACGGGCGAGACGACGTGGGAGTTTGACATCCGCGAAGGCGTCTCGTTCCACAATGGCGACGAGTTGACCGCCGACCACGTCGTGTACTCGTTCGAGACGCTGCTCGAGGAACTCGCCTACGCACCCGGTTGGCTCCGTCTAGAAGGGCCGGAGAGCATCGTCGCCGTCGACGAGTACACGGTCGAGTTCACCACCACCGAGCCGTTCTCGGTGTTCCCCGGGAACATCGCCCACAACATGGTGTGCATCCAGCATCCGGATCGAAACCCCGACGAAAGCCGGGTTATCGGTACTGGACCGTACCAGGTCGACGAAGTCGTCGCACAGCAGGAAGTCGTCACGTCGGCGTTCGACGACTACTGGAACGACAGCGGGAAGGTCGACGAACTGGTCTTCGAGGTCATCGAAGACCCCAACACGCGATCGCTCTCACTCGAGAACGACGAGATCGACATCGGTATGTCACCGCCGCGAAGTCAGATCGAGTCACTCGAGAACAACGACGACGTCGAGGTCGCCCGACAGGAGACGGCCGGGTCCTGCTACGGTGGGTTCAACCTCTACGACGCCCCGACCGACGATCCGGTGCTCCGTCAGGCGTTGAATCACGCCGTCGACCAGCAGCTGATCGTCGACACGATCCTGGAGAACGTCGGCTCTGCCGCCCGCGTTCCGATCTCACCGACGATCTACTGGTCGGCTCACGACCAGGTCGATCCCTACGAGTACGACGAGGACACGGCGAGTTCGCTCGTCGAGGAATCGGACTACGACGGCGAAACGCTCACCATCGTCGTGCCCAACGATCTCGTCAACGGCCGGGACATCGCCCAGGTCTTGCTGGATAGCTTCACCAGTGCCGGCGTCGAGGCCGAGATTCAGATGGCCGAACGGGCGCAGTACTCCGAACTGGTGCGAGATGGTGACGGCCACCTCTTCGTCGACACCAGCGGGTCGAACTCCGGGGCTGCCGACTACGTCATCTACGACTCGTTCCACTCCGATGGCGACGTCAACCAGCGCCGATACCGGAACGAGGAGACCGGCGTCCAGAACCTCGGCGGCGAGGTGGACACGCTGATCGAAGACGGCCTGCAAGCCACGGAAAGCGCGGTAAAGGAAGAGAAGTACGTCCAGGCCCAAGAGCGGATGAAAGAACAGGCCGTGACCGTCCCGGTCTATTACGACGAGTTCGTCGCCGCGTACCAGTCCGGGCTCGAGGGAGTCTCGTTCTCCCCGATTCCGGAGTTTACGAGCTGGACGTCGCTGGAAAAGTGA
- the nikB gene encoding nickel ABC transporter permease produces the protein MWKYIVRRIISGLAVLLGVSVLTFSLTFFTPGDPARTILRKQMGGRSPSQAAIERFRETNGLNDPIPVQYVNWVTDVMQGDLGVSYHSETAVTTLIQQNLMPTVELAVAGLAVALVVAIPTGVISAVHKGGRLDYGSQVLALLGLSMPNFWLGYLLMLVFAVQLGVLPTHGFGTFGHLVLPAVTLGTGMAAVITRLLRSSMLEVLDEEYIQTARSKGLKERIVVYKHTLRNALIPVITIVGLQFGYLLNGAVIIEMVFQRPGLGSLLIDAIFARNYPVVQGLVLIVAVVFVVTNLLVDITYRYVDPRISLGGGSE, from the coding sequence ATGTGGAAATACATCGTTCGACGGATTATTTCGGGACTGGCCGTCCTGCTCGGCGTCTCGGTCCTGACGTTTTCGCTGACGTTCTTTACGCCGGGCGACCCGGCGCGGACGATCCTGCGCAAACAAATGGGCGGCCGATCGCCATCACAGGCGGCGATCGAGCGGTTCAGAGAAACGAACGGACTGAACGACCCGATCCCCGTACAGTACGTAAACTGGGTTACCGACGTGATGCAGGGGGATCTCGGCGTGTCGTACCACTCGGAGACGGCCGTGACGACGTTGATCCAGCAGAACCTCATGCCGACGGTCGAACTCGCCGTCGCGGGGTTGGCCGTCGCGCTCGTCGTGGCGATCCCGACCGGCGTCATCAGCGCCGTCCACAAGGGCGGTCGCTTAGACTACGGAAGTCAGGTGCTCGCCCTCCTCGGCCTCTCGATGCCGAACTTCTGGCTGGGCTACCTGCTCATGCTCGTCTTCGCGGTCCAGCTGGGCGTCCTGCCGACCCACGGGTTCGGAACGTTCGGACACCTGGTCCTGCCGGCCGTCACCCTCGGAACGGGGATGGCCGCCGTCATCACCAGACTGCTTCGGTCGTCGATGCTGGAGGTATTAGACGAGGAGTACATCCAGACGGCGCGATCGAAGGGACTCAAAGAGCGGATCGTCGTCTACAAGCACACGCTCAGAAACGCGCTCATCCCGGTCATCACGATCGTCGGGCTCCAGTTCGGCTATCTGCTGAACGGCGCCGTGATCATCGAGATGGTCTTTCAGCGACCGGGGCTGGGCAGTCTCCTGATCGACGCCATCTTCGCCAGGAACTACCCCGTCGTCCAGGGGCTCGTCCTGATCGTCGCCGTCGTCTTCGTCGTGACGAACCTGCTCGTCGACATCACCTACCGGTACGTCGATCCGCGCATCTCGCTCGGAGGTGGCAGTGAATGA